One part of the Prochlorococcus marinus str. MIT 9313 genome encodes these proteins:
- a CDS encoding DUF3887 domain-containing protein: MELRQNRFRFAPRVLKLSVCLLSLSLGLPMGLSALTLPIVAAQETIQKTTLSPAEATKTAQILLKALVVQDAKTIYGQLSEALRSTTTTERIQQRLKRRPQVKSSRIVDVSPGIDDTTVDAMVETIDGDVPLIMVLDQEGKLIAWKWSGQALPIEQSAIDFVDDLVSARWIGARSFLELSFQQELKPQDLQRKWTKLNRVSGGFQKVKDAIVASQGGEQQLVLVTIEFGDLTDNLFVIFNSQGEIINVDFSADLV, from the coding sequence ATGGAACTCCGGCAAAATAGATTTCGATTTGCCCCAAGAGTTTTGAAGCTGTCTGTTTGCCTGCTGAGCCTATCCCTTGGATTGCCTATGGGCCTGAGTGCACTAACCCTTCCGATTGTGGCAGCGCAGGAGACCATTCAAAAGACCACTTTGAGCCCTGCTGAGGCGACAAAAACAGCGCAAATCCTGCTCAAGGCATTAGTGGTGCAAGACGCCAAAACCATCTATGGCCAACTTTCAGAAGCTCTGCGCAGCACCACCACCACTGAACGGATCCAACAACGTCTGAAAAGGCGCCCTCAAGTCAAGTCAAGTCGCATTGTCGACGTCTCACCAGGCATAGACGACACCACTGTCGACGCCATGGTTGAGACCATCGATGGAGACGTCCCGTTGATCATGGTTCTCGATCAGGAAGGGAAATTGATCGCATGGAAATGGAGTGGTCAAGCATTGCCGATCGAGCAATCGGCCATTGATTTCGTTGACGATTTGGTCTCTGCTCGCTGGATCGGTGCGCGTTCCTTTCTTGAACTGAGCTTTCAACAGGAGTTGAAACCACAAGACTTGCAACGCAAGTGGACAAAACTCAATCGCGTCAGCGGTGGTTTCCAAAAGGTGAAAGATGCAATTGTTGCCAGCCAAGGAGGGGAACAGCAGCTGGTTCTAGTGACCATTGAGTTTGGCGATTTAACAGACAACCTTTTTGTCATTTTCAACAGTCAAGGGGAGATCATCAACGTGGATTTCTCAGCTGATCTGGTCTGA
- the glgB gene encoding 1,4-alpha-glucan branching protein GlgB, with the protein MTTSVALDWVVQDGQRLAECRHDDPFSLLGPQSHEGQWIVRIWMPEASQVELLCDGRTTAMTTPNHSWIFEAALNQNPGRTYQVRVKRAGIVHEQHDPWAFHDEWMGEMDRHLFAEGNHHHIWQRMGAHLMEREGVEGVMFCLWAPHACSVAVLGELNGWDGRHHPMQRRQGGLWELFIPGFKEGTLYKYEIRTQEGHCYQKADPYGFQHEVRPATSSVVARLDRYQWQDEQWMRQRDSRNALDQPISVYEMHLGSWIHAATDEPYIELDGTPRAPVPAADMKPGARLLTYPELADQLIPYVKDRGFTHIELMPISEHPFDGSWGYQVTGWYAPTSRFGSPDEFRAFVDRCHAEGLGVIIDWVPGHFPKDGHGLAFFDGTHLYEHSDPRIGEHKEWGTLIFNYSRNEVRNFLVANLVYWFEQFHIDGIRVDAVASMLYRDYLRPDGEWIANEDGGRENTEAVRFLQQANHVLFQHFPGALSIAEESTTWPMVTQPTDIGGLGFNLKWNMGWMHDMLDYFELDPWFRQFHQNNITFSIWYAYTENFMLALSHDEVVHGKSNLLHKMPGDDWQKFANVRALLAYMWTHPGKKTIFMGMEFGQRSEWNVWGDLQWELLKHDPHKGLQRLVDDLNTFYKGEPALWKDDFDQYGFQWIDCNDNRHSVISFMRRESSGGTWLVVVANFTPQSHSNYRIGVPMSGYYQEVFNTDSSCYGGRNLGNMGGKNTDEFNIHGYEQSLELCLPALSVLVFRHDPKRSL; encoded by the coding sequence ATGACCACCAGTGTTGCCCTCGACTGGGTGGTTCAAGACGGCCAAAGACTTGCTGAATGTCGCCACGATGATCCTTTCTCGCTGTTGGGTCCTCAATCTCATGAGGGGCAATGGATCGTGCGCATCTGGATGCCGGAGGCAAGCCAAGTAGAGCTGCTTTGTGATGGCAGAACGACTGCCATGACAACGCCCAATCACTCCTGGATCTTCGAAGCAGCTCTCAACCAAAATCCCGGCCGCACATACCAGGTGCGGGTTAAACGCGCAGGAATCGTGCATGAGCAGCACGACCCCTGGGCCTTCCACGATGAATGGATGGGGGAGATGGACCGTCACCTCTTTGCGGAGGGCAACCATCACCACATTTGGCAACGTATGGGCGCCCACCTGATGGAGCGTGAGGGTGTTGAGGGAGTGATGTTCTGCCTCTGGGCACCCCATGCATGCAGTGTGGCTGTTCTCGGAGAATTAAACGGATGGGATGGCCGTCATCATCCGATGCAGCGTCGCCAGGGAGGCCTTTGGGAGCTGTTTATTCCTGGGTTTAAAGAAGGGACCCTTTATAAATACGAAATCCGAACGCAGGAAGGCCATTGCTATCAGAAAGCTGATCCCTATGGTTTCCAGCACGAGGTGCGCCCAGCGACAAGCTCCGTAGTCGCGAGGCTTGATCGCTATCAATGGCAGGACGAGCAATGGATGCGGCAACGGGATAGTCGTAATGCTCTCGATCAACCAATTTCTGTCTATGAAATGCATTTAGGCAGCTGGATTCATGCAGCAACAGATGAACCGTATATCGAGTTGGATGGCACGCCCCGGGCGCCGGTACCCGCTGCGGACATGAAGCCTGGAGCTCGTCTCCTGACCTATCCCGAACTAGCCGACCAGTTAATCCCCTACGTGAAAGATCGGGGATTCACCCACATTGAACTGATGCCAATCTCAGAGCATCCATTTGATGGCTCATGGGGATACCAGGTCACAGGGTGGTATGCACCCACCAGCCGATTTGGAAGTCCGGATGAATTCCGTGCATTTGTTGATCGCTGCCACGCCGAAGGTTTAGGTGTGATCATCGATTGGGTGCCAGGCCATTTCCCTAAGGATGGTCATGGCCTGGCCTTCTTTGATGGAACCCATCTCTACGAACATTCTGATCCACGCATTGGTGAACACAAGGAATGGGGCACGTTGATCTTCAACTACAGCCGCAACGAGGTTCGCAACTTTCTCGTTGCCAATCTTGTGTATTGGTTTGAGCAATTCCATATTGATGGTATTCGTGTTGATGCGGTGGCTTCGATGCTTTATCGCGACTATCTTCGACCTGATGGAGAATGGATTGCCAATGAAGATGGAGGGCGAGAAAATACAGAAGCAGTTCGATTCCTCCAACAGGCCAATCACGTTCTTTTCCAGCACTTCCCTGGAGCGCTTTCAATTGCGGAGGAGTCAACAACTTGGCCCATGGTTACTCAGCCCACTGATATTGGCGGGCTGGGATTCAATCTTAAATGGAATATGGGTTGGATGCATGACATGCTCGATTATTTCGAGTTAGACCCTTGGTTTAGGCAGTTTCACCAGAACAACATCACTTTTTCGATTTGGTATGCCTACACCGAAAACTTCATGCTGGCACTTAGTCATGATGAGGTTGTGCATGGTAAAAGCAATCTTCTCCATAAGATGCCAGGAGATGACTGGCAGAAATTTGCAAATGTTCGTGCATTGCTTGCCTATATGTGGACCCATCCTGGCAAGAAAACTATCTTCATGGGAATGGAATTTGGTCAACGATCGGAATGGAATGTATGGGGCGATCTGCAATGGGAGCTGTTGAAACATGATCCTCATAAGGGTCTGCAGAGATTGGTTGATGACCTCAACACTTTCTATAAAGGCGAGCCTGCTCTATGGAAGGATGACTTTGATCAATATGGATTCCAATGGATTGATTGCAATGATAATCGTCATTCTGTAATCAGCTTTATGCGCCGTGAAAGTAGTGGCGGAACTTGGCTTGTCGTCGTCGCCAACTTCACACCTCAAAGTCATTCAAATTACAGAATTGGCGTGCCTATGAGTGGCTATTATCAGGAAGTTTTCAACACAGATAGCTCTTGTTACGGCGGTAGAAACCTCGGCAATATGGGCGGTAAAAACACTGATGAATTCAATATCCATGGATATGAGCAGTCTCTTGAACTCTGTCTACCAGCGCTGAGCGTGCTGGTCTTCCGTCATGACCCGAAGCGAAGTCTTTGA
- the hemE gene encoding uroporphyrinogen decarboxylase yields the protein MSDSQPLLLRAARGESVERTPVWMMRQAGRYMKVYRDLRDRYPSFRERSENPDLSYQISMQPFEAFQPDGVILFSDILTPLPGMGIDFDIVESKGPLIQKPIRSLSQIEALQPLEPNATMPFVGEVLGRLRESVGNKAAVLGFVGAPWTLAAYVVEGKSSKNYAVIKAMAFQQPDLLHRLLNHFAESIATYLRYQIDSGAQVVQMFDSWAGQLSPADYDTFAAPYQKRVVDLVKSTHPDTPMILYISGSAGVLERMGRTGVDIISLDWTVDMADGCARLPEHLGVQGNVDPGLLFGTPEAIRERIVDAVRKARGRRHILNLGHGILPGTPEDNAKVFFETGKTVDNLIGSAA from the coding sequence ATGAGCGACTCCCAGCCCTTATTGCTCCGCGCTGCGCGTGGTGAGTCGGTCGAGCGGACCCCTGTGTGGATGATGCGCCAGGCGGGTCGCTACATGAAGGTTTACCGGGATCTCCGGGACCGTTACCCCAGTTTTCGAGAGCGTTCTGAAAATCCTGATCTCTCTTACCAGATCTCGATGCAGCCCTTTGAAGCATTCCAGCCTGATGGGGTGATTTTGTTCTCAGACATCCTCACTCCCTTGCCCGGCATGGGCATCGATTTCGACATCGTTGAAAGCAAGGGCCCCCTCATCCAAAAGCCGATTCGCAGCCTCAGCCAAATTGAGGCTCTTCAGCCATTGGAGCCAAACGCAACCATGCCTTTTGTAGGCGAGGTGCTCGGACGCCTGCGCGAGAGTGTTGGTAATAAGGCTGCTGTGCTGGGTTTTGTGGGGGCTCCCTGGACCCTTGCGGCCTATGTGGTTGAGGGCAAAAGCAGCAAGAATTACGCCGTGATCAAGGCGATGGCTTTCCAGCAGCCAGATCTTCTGCATCGTTTGCTAAACCATTTCGCTGAATCGATTGCCACTTATTTGCGTTATCAAATCGATTCCGGCGCCCAGGTCGTGCAGATGTTTGATTCCTGGGCCGGTCAGCTAAGCCCGGCCGACTACGACACCTTTGCAGCGCCTTATCAAAAAAGAGTCGTAGACCTGGTGAAATCCACTCATCCCGACACTCCAATGATTCTCTACATCTCCGGCAGCGCTGGAGTGTTGGAACGAATGGGGCGCACAGGTGTCGACATCATTTCTCTTGACTGGACTGTTGATATGGCCGATGGCTGCGCTCGACTTCCCGAGCACTTAGGTGTGCAAGGCAATGTTGACCCTGGCCTGTTGTTTGGAACACCAGAAGCGATTCGAGAGCGAATTGTCGATGCGGTTCGTAAGGCTCGAGGTCGCCGGCACATCCTCAACCTCGGCCATGGCATCCTGCCTGGAACACCTGAGGACAATGCCAAAGTGTTTTTCGAAACTGGCAAGACTGTTGACAATCTGATCGGATCTGCCGCTTGA
- a CDS encoding NAD-dependent epimerase/dehydratase family protein encodes MTPARILITGASGCVGQYTAAWLLENSDAELLLWLRDPAKLTAISAQHPRVQLLVGDLRDPHCFANQLATVSRVIHTATAWGDPERAHQVNVVAVKTLLGLLNPEVLEQITYFSTASILNRDLQPLPEALAYGTEYIQTKAQCLQDLEHHPLADRIVAVFPTLVFGGRVDGTSPFPTSYLTEGLEEASRWLWLARWLRADASFHFIHAADIACICGHLATTPKLPNREAGQGAVRRLVMGQPSISVNQAIATLCRWRGLRQTPGLPLWGWLIEALIKVLPIEINAWDRFSIKQRHFVHDPITTPERVGGHSHAATLEAVLADSGLPQRGKLHNQG; translated from the coding sequence TTGACTCCTGCCCGGATCCTGATCACAGGAGCCAGCGGCTGTGTTGGGCAGTACACAGCCGCCTGGCTACTTGAAAACTCCGATGCCGAGTTACTGCTCTGGCTCAGAGACCCGGCCAAACTCACGGCCATCTCAGCGCAACACCCACGTGTTCAACTGCTGGTAGGAGATTTACGTGACCCCCATTGTTTTGCTAATCAGCTAGCCACGGTCAGCCGTGTGATTCATACGGCAACGGCCTGGGGGGATCCAGAGCGAGCCCATCAAGTGAATGTTGTGGCTGTTAAAACTCTGCTCGGGCTTCTCAATCCAGAGGTTCTTGAGCAGATCACCTATTTCTCTACGGCAAGCATCCTCAATCGGGATCTTCAGCCATTGCCAGAAGCTCTTGCGTATGGCACTGAATACATTCAAACCAAGGCTCAGTGCCTCCAGGACCTTGAGCACCATCCGTTGGCTGATCGGATCGTGGCTGTTTTCCCTACGCTCGTTTTCGGGGGAAGGGTCGATGGCACGAGCCCATTCCCTACCAGCTATCTCACTGAAGGGTTAGAAGAAGCAAGCCGCTGGCTTTGGTTGGCACGCTGGCTAAGGGCTGATGCCAGCTTTCATTTCATTCATGCAGCTGATATTGCTTGCATATGTGGCCACTTGGCAACGACCCCCAAACTTCCCAATCGAGAGGCTGGGCAGGGAGCTGTTCGGCGTTTGGTTATGGGTCAACCCTCGATCTCTGTGAATCAAGCTATAGCGACTCTTTGTCGCTGGCGTGGGCTCAGGCAGACGCCTGGTTTACCCCTCTGGGGTTGGCTGATTGAGGCTCTGATCAAGGTGCTACCGATCGAAATCAATGCATGGGATCGCTTCAGCATCAAACAAAGGCACTTTGTGCATGATCCAATTACGACACCAGAACGTGTCGGAGGTCACAGCCATGCAGCCACACTTGAAGCCGTGTTGGCAGATTCAGGACTGCCGCAGCGCGGAAAACTTCACAATCAGGGCTAA
- the petE gene encoding plastocyanin, producing MASMLRSIAAAACALFLVIGLGVSSVQAATTEVKLGSDSGMLAFEPSSITIQEGDTIKFVNNNLAPHNAVFEGHDELSHSDLAFAPGESWEETFTTAGTYDFYCEPHRGAGMVGKVTVE from the coding sequence ATGGCCTCAATGCTTCGCTCTATCGCAGCAGCAGCTTGCGCTTTGTTTTTGGTGATTGGGCTTGGAGTCTCTTCCGTTCAGGCTGCCACTACTGAAGTGAAACTAGGCAGCGATTCAGGCATGCTTGCTTTCGAACCAAGCTCTATAACGATTCAAGAAGGAGACACGATCAAGTTCGTCAATAATAATCTCGCCCCACATAACGCTGTATTTGAAGGCCACGATGAGTTAAGTCACTCTGATCTAGCCTTTGCTCCGGGTGAATCTTGGGAAGAAACATTCACAACAGCTGGCACTTATGATTTCTACTGTGAGCCCCATCGTGGCGCTGGCATGGTTGGAAAGGTTACTGTTGAATGA
- a CDS encoding Nif11-like leader peptide family natural product precursor: MTREGLSDLLHAAEHSLTLRGQLKNCSNGQELIDLAKDYGFPVKLCDLQNEAESQQIEDWFRKSRISPIRK, from the coding sequence ATGACACGAGAGGGCCTGTCTGATCTTCTCCATGCCGCTGAGCACAGTTTAACGCTACGAGGTCAGTTGAAGAATTGCTCTAATGGTCAGGAGTTAATAGATCTAGCTAAAGATTATGGTTTTCCTGTCAAGCTTTGCGATCTTCAAAATGAGGCTGAGTCACAGCAGATAGAGGATTGGTTTAGAAAAAGTAGAATCTCTCCAATTCGCAAATGA